In Desulfosediminicola ganghwensis, a single window of DNA contains:
- a CDS encoding ATP-dependent DNA helicase has translation MSDFFSPTGLLAQYLDDFEPRDGQRAMSEAVAALIHDSNEYEQEHGRILVVEAETGIGKTLAYLVPAIESGQRVVISTATLNLQDQIMNKEIPLIEKVLGKKVPALCIKGRQNYLCLYRWYQHRSTGQQSLFEEKEIDSIDDWLITTETGDRAELEWLSERSPLWPKISAHSNQCLGGDCPEGALCFVNQLRKQAGSASVLIVNHHLFFSDLAIRQAGYGEVLPRYEGVIFDEAHHIENVATSFFGKSFSQYQLIDLLADMERQAEQDLDPQGTERILAMARGLKTRTDEFASLFPASVGKFHLKEFLSQFSQSAWRTEVELLARGIQRMAEEAGLMQSAGDGWATLENRALELRSNLLSIALPDSLSEQQTGMEGSSFVYWYERRERSVAISATPINVDNLLQRTLYRTVEWCVLTSATLSSGGNFSYMRKRLGLDDSVEFLRFPSPFDYQNRTKLYIPPLSFPEPSDQNFQQRVAEQVTEILKLSKGRGLVLCTSFRGMEHLAAHLEQELEYPVLVQGRGARNALLKSFRETNNSVLVAVASFWEGVDVQGDSLSCVIIDKLPFEVPSDPVIQARIESINEQGGNAFFDFQVPRAVLTLRQGVGRLMRAATDRGVIAIMDVRLFTKGYGRRFRQSLPSSPIVRKLSPIADFFASSSSEDK, from the coding sequence ATGTCTGATTTCTTCTCCCCAACAGGGCTTCTGGCTCAATACCTTGATGATTTTGAACCCAGGGATGGGCAACGGGCAATGTCCGAAGCCGTTGCTGCGCTTATCCACGATTCGAACGAGTACGAGCAGGAGCACGGTCGGATTCTGGTAGTCGAGGCTGAGACCGGTATAGGGAAAACCCTTGCATATCTGGTACCTGCCATTGAGAGTGGGCAAAGGGTCGTGATCTCGACTGCAACGCTGAACCTGCAGGATCAGATCATGAACAAAGAGATCCCTTTAATTGAAAAGGTTCTCGGCAAAAAAGTACCCGCTCTCTGTATCAAAGGCAGGCAAAACTATTTATGTTTGTATCGTTGGTACCAGCATCGCTCAACTGGCCAGCAATCACTGTTTGAAGAAAAAGAAATCGATAGCATTGATGATTGGCTCATCACAACTGAAACAGGTGACCGTGCAGAGTTGGAGTGGCTCTCCGAGCGATCCCCTTTGTGGCCCAAAATCTCCGCCCATTCCAATCAGTGCCTCGGAGGTGACTGCCCTGAAGGAGCACTCTGTTTCGTCAATCAGCTCAGAAAACAGGCTGGCTCAGCCTCGGTACTGATTGTTAACCATCATCTGTTCTTTTCTGATCTGGCCATACGGCAGGCAGGCTACGGTGAAGTACTGCCAAGATATGAGGGAGTCATTTTTGATGAAGCCCATCACATTGAGAATGTGGCAACTTCCTTTTTCGGTAAATCATTCAGCCAGTATCAACTCATTGATCTGTTGGCCGATATGGAAAGGCAGGCTGAGCAAGATCTTGATCCACAGGGTACAGAGCGTATACTCGCCATGGCACGAGGGCTCAAAACCCGGACTGATGAGTTTGCATCACTGTTCCCGGCATCAGTAGGAAAATTTCATCTCAAGGAATTCCTCAGCCAGTTTTCCCAATCTGCCTGGCGTACTGAAGTTGAGTTGCTCGCCAGGGGTATCCAGCGTATGGCTGAAGAAGCGGGCTTGATGCAAAGTGCAGGAGATGGTTGGGCTACGCTTGAGAACAGAGCTCTTGAGTTGCGTTCGAATCTGTTGTCGATAGCGTTGCCGGATTCACTTTCTGAACAACAAACAGGTATGGAAGGAAGTAGTTTCGTTTACTGGTATGAGCGTCGTGAGCGGTCAGTGGCAATCTCAGCCACACCAATCAATGTGGATAACCTCTTGCAGCGCACCCTGTATCGTACGGTGGAATGGTGTGTATTGACTTCCGCAACACTTTCTTCCGGCGGCAATTTCAGTTATATGCGGAAGCGGCTTGGGCTTGATGATTCTGTGGAGTTTCTCAGATTTCCGTCTCCTTTCGATTACCAGAACAGGACAAAGCTCTACATCCCGCCGTTAAGTTTCCCAGAACCTTCCGATCAGAACTTTCAACAGCGTGTTGCGGAACAGGTGACTGAAATCCTGAAACTGAGTAAAGGCAGGGGGCTGGTGCTCTGTACAAGTTTTCGTGGCATGGAGCACCTGGCAGCACATCTGGAGCAGGAATTGGAATATCCTGTACTGGTGCAGGGGAGAGGGGCGAGAAATGCGCTCTTGAAAAGTTTCAGGGAAACGAATAACTCTGTACTGGTAGCTGTAGCAAGTTTCTGGGAAGGTGTAGACGTCCAGGGCGATTCTTTAAGCTGCGTTATCATAGATAAACTTCCTTTCGAAGTGCCGTCAGATCCGGTGATTCAGGCACGAATTGAATCTATCAATGAGCAGGGCGGTAACGCATTTTTTGATTTTCAGGTGCCACGTGCTGTCTTGACCCTGCGACAGGGAGTGGGCAGATTGATGAGGGCTGCAACAGATAGGGGAGTCATCGCGATTATGGATGTGCGGCTCTTTACCAAGGGCTACGGTCGACGATTCAGACAGAGTTTGCCGTCATCACCCATTGTTCGGAAGCTCTCGCCAATTGCCGACTTTTTTGCATCGTCATCCTCTGAAGATAAATAA
- a CDS encoding response regulator: protein MVKLLSRQVSELNHSAMDLLDEDEFVVIVEDSPEIVVLLSRYMNTLGLRVLTAGNATELYTLLETSKVALILLDIGLPDKDGIEILKDLVPRYPDLGIIMVTGSTDLATALDCLRDGADDYLTKPVRLDLFNHVVTSTLQKRRLAIENRTFQRKLEATNYRTQFLHRLNLKMNTVYLNNVELTGILQAILVGITSEEGLRFNRAFLALLDEDDKRLIGRLALGPACREEAVRVWDAIRENDLNLQDIINRIQSTDTEGDEAVSKIARQLQIPITEENNVLIASCLQKKTIVVNNGRAEHYDVPEEMLKILNHDTFAVVPLLSPSRSLGVILVDNFVTRKPITSEDLHSLEVFASQASLAIEHSHLYEDMMSKIDELEEVTQELELNKDLLVASERYSAVGHMSAQLVHIIRNPVTSIGGTARMLARKIDDGYILNFLNLIRKEAAKIEATLEELFSFVEETELNIAPHSLYPLLRRSVMIFYTTMKKSSIRYNLDLPGQSPLVMVDGGRLRQVFLQLVKNGIEAMPDGGELTVECRATEAEIVVRIIDTGRGTGGATLSQLTDPFFTTKTYGTGMGLTLVQKIIDLHHGKFSLEHKEGNGVIATVTLPKEVKSDTSTSEQ from the coding sequence ATGGTCAAACTCCTCAGCAGACAAGTTTCAGAGCTCAACCACTCAGCAATGGACCTGCTGGACGAGGATGAATTTGTCGTCATTGTCGAAGATTCCCCTGAGATCGTCGTTCTGCTGAGTCGCTACATGAATACCCTCGGATTAAGGGTTCTCACTGCAGGTAATGCCACGGAACTCTACACCCTCCTTGAAACCAGCAAAGTCGCGCTCATCCTGCTCGATATCGGCCTCCCGGACAAGGATGGCATAGAGATACTTAAAGATCTGGTACCACGATACCCTGATCTCGGCATCATCATGGTCACAGGATCAACCGATCTTGCCACTGCGCTCGATTGCCTCCGCGACGGTGCTGATGACTACCTCACTAAACCCGTGCGCCTTGATCTTTTTAACCATGTTGTAACGTCCACTCTGCAAAAAAGACGACTGGCCATTGAAAACAGAACCTTTCAGCGTAAACTTGAAGCCACCAATTATCGCACCCAGTTTCTTCACCGCCTGAACCTGAAAATGAACACGGTCTATCTCAACAATGTTGAATTAACCGGTATACTCCAAGCCATATTGGTTGGCATCACTTCTGAAGAAGGTCTGCGGTTCAACCGCGCCTTTCTGGCACTATTGGATGAAGATGACAAGCGCCTTATAGGCCGTCTGGCTCTCGGACCAGCCTGCCGTGAGGAAGCGGTCAGGGTCTGGGATGCTATCAGGGAAAACGATTTAAACCTTCAGGATATTATCAACCGTATACAATCAACAGACACCGAGGGCGATGAGGCTGTCAGCAAAATAGCCCGACAATTGCAGATTCCCATAACAGAAGAAAACAATGTACTCATTGCATCATGCCTGCAGAAAAAAACCATAGTTGTCAACAATGGCAGGGCGGAGCACTACGATGTTCCGGAGGAAATGCTGAAAATCCTCAATCACGATACCTTTGCGGTGGTTCCGCTATTGTCCCCATCCCGTTCTTTAGGGGTTATCCTGGTTGACAACTTCGTCACCAGAAAGCCCATCACCAGTGAAGATCTACACTCCCTTGAGGTTTTCGCAAGCCAGGCCAGTCTTGCAATTGAACACAGTCATCTGTACGAAGATATGATGAGCAAAATAGACGAACTGGAAGAGGTGACCCAGGAACTTGAACTGAATAAGGATTTGCTCGTTGCCTCAGAGAGATATTCGGCTGTCGGTCATATGTCGGCACAACTTGTTCATATCATAAGAAATCCAGTAACTTCCATCGGGGGTACGGCACGAATGCTGGCCAGAAAGATAGACGACGGCTATATCCTCAACTTTCTGAACCTGATACGAAAAGAAGCAGCGAAAATAGAAGCAACGCTGGAAGAACTCTTTAGTTTCGTCGAAGAGACAGAACTCAATATTGCCCCCCACTCACTGTATCCCCTGCTACGCCGTTCGGTGATGATTTTCTATACCACCATGAAAAAGAGCAGCATCCGTTATAACCTCGATCTACCCGGCCAAAGTCCCTTGGTTATGGTGGATGGTGGTCGGCTTCGACAGGTCTTTCTCCAATTAGTTAAAAACGGTATAGAAGCGATGCCGGACGGTGGTGAACTAACAGTCGAATGCAGAGCAACAGAGGCAGAGATAGTGGTACGGATAATAGATACCGGAAGAGGTACAGGTGGAGCAACATTAAGTCAACTTACAGATCCTTTTTTTACCACCAAAACCTATGGGACAGGAATGGGCCTTACCCTGGTACAAAAGATTATCGACCTGCATCATGGGAAGTTTTCTCTGGAACACAAGGAAGGAAACGGAGTAATCGCCACGGTCACCCTACCCAAAGAAGTCAAATCAGATACGTCAACTTCTGAGCAGTGA
- a CDS encoding MFS transporter encodes MERTLLNSRWHALVMVAGGVLLSTMDSSMINVALPEIMLHFNVAMSQVQLVVLVYLMVITSSLVVWGRVADRFGPIRIYLAGITIFVLGALGCSISPEFHILIGCRLLQALGAAMIMAAGPAILKLTSPAASLGGTLGLVGIATSFGLMSGPIISGMLLQYVSWRAIFVISVPLAAMIFLLGCKKLLDMKGQNSLLGTKNHETADWKGALAWVLLVGCYVLLLTDNDFINSWFLLFFLLFFLVTFLVIETHASSPILPLSLLRKRYYWTGAAAASLSFAALFMVIILVPFFLKLVKVFEPSEIGLIMMAVPVSLVIVSPFSGWLYDRLGSARVISTTGLLLSCSSVFLLSRVSADTASSTLFLILVVLGAGQSVFLSPNSASVLTRVEDRFAGITSGILATARNFGMLTGAGVATGAFSYFFEKHSHGASLNTFMVNSQLHINAFIHAQQQTMTIALMLLIAGVICSLLRS; translated from the coding sequence CCTCCCTGAGATCATGCTGCATTTTAATGTTGCCATGAGTCAGGTGCAGTTGGTGGTGTTGGTCTATTTGATGGTGATCACCTCTTCCCTGGTTGTCTGGGGACGGGTCGCTGATAGATTCGGGCCTATTCGAATTTACCTGGCCGGGATAACCATATTCGTTCTCGGCGCTCTTGGCTGCAGTATTTCACCTGAATTCCATATTCTCATTGGTTGCCGCTTGCTCCAGGCTCTTGGTGCTGCCATGATAATGGCTGCCGGGCCAGCTATTTTAAAGCTTACCAGCCCTGCGGCAAGTCTGGGTGGCACCCTTGGTCTGGTCGGTATCGCCACATCATTTGGCCTCATGAGTGGACCGATAATCAGCGGCATGTTGTTGCAATATGTTTCCTGGAGGGCGATTTTTGTAATTTCCGTCCCCTTGGCTGCGATGATTTTCCTGCTCGGTTGTAAAAAACTGCTGGATATGAAGGGGCAAAACTCATTACTGGGAACTAAAAACCATGAAACAGCAGACTGGAAAGGCGCTCTGGCCTGGGTGTTGCTGGTAGGCTGTTATGTACTGCTCCTGACGGACAATGATTTTATAAACAGCTGGTTTCTGCTATTTTTTCTGCTATTTTTTTTGGTAACCTTCCTGGTAATTGAGACACACGCTTCAAGCCCGATTCTCCCACTGTCGCTACTGAGAAAAAGATATTACTGGACCGGTGCCGCTGCAGCCTCATTATCCTTTGCAGCCCTTTTTATGGTTATCATTCTGGTACCTTTTTTCCTCAAGCTGGTGAAAGTCTTCGAACCCTCCGAAATCGGCCTGATAATGATGGCTGTGCCGGTGAGTCTGGTAATTGTATCACCATTTTCCGGATGGCTTTATGATCGTCTCGGCAGTGCCAGAGTAATCTCCACAACGGGTTTATTGCTGAGTTGCAGTTCGGTTTTTTTGTTGAGCAGGGTGAGTGCCGACACTGCATCCAGTACCTTGTTTCTGATACTGGTGGTCCTTGGCGCGGGGCAGTCCGTCTTTTTGTCACCAAATTCCGCTTCAGTTTTGACCAGGGTAGAAGACCGTTTTGCCGGAATAACATCGGGAATTCTCGCTACAGCGAGAAATTTCGGCATGTTAACCGGAGCGGGAGTTGCTACCGGTGCTTTCTCCTATTTCTTTGAGAAGCATTCCCATGGAGCCAGCCTCAATACATTTATGGTTAACTCTCAGTTGCATATCAATGCTTTCATTCATGCTCAGCAACAGACAATGACCATTGCCCTCATGCTATTAATTGCCGGTGTCATTTGTTCACTGCTCAGAAGTTGA